The genomic segment CGAGAATTTTGTCAAATGCTTTGGCCTGTACGCAGGCTAAGCCGTAATAATAAAGGCCCTCGGGATTATCGGGTTCGAGTTCGACGTATTTCTGATAATACTGCATAGCTCTGGTGTGGTCTTCTTGAAATCGCTCATAGACTTCGCCGAGCAAGCGATAGGCCGGACCGTAGTTGGGGTCGAGTTTGGTCGCGCGCTTGGCTTCGCGAATAGCTCTGCGGAAATTGTAATAAGATTGCATTCCCCGCGTGGGTGCTTCGGCATATGTAAGGCCAAGCCCGACATAGGCTTCGACAAGGCTTTTGTCGAATTTTTTGGCTGTTTTGAAGGCGCCTTCGGCTTCTTTGTATTCTTTCCGTTTGAGATAGACATAACCCAGTTGGGAATACACATGGGCGTCTTCTGGAAAAAGTTCTAAAATGCGCTGGAGGGTCGCCATGGCCTCGTTGATTTCACCCGCTTGAATCTGGCGCTGGCCCAGGGCAAACATCGTATTTCGGTAGGTTGTGTCTTGTTGAGGTGCTTCATCTTCTTCGGCAAAAAGAGGTAGCGCGATGCAAGAGGCACAGCAGATAACCATCCAGAACCGCAATCCAATTTTCATGGTATTCTCCCGATGGTAGAGTCGGAGGACCAGATGTGTTTTAACATTTGTTAAAATATTGTAAGGCAATGTCTTTGTCAATAGGTTCCAATCAGTTAAACGTTATAAGTAAGACTATGTTGATAACGCCTGACCGATGGGGTGGTTCCGATTTTTGCGATTCTGCACTTGACGAAAAAAAACCAAGAGTCTTATGTTGAGAGAAAGGGCGAGAAGCGTATTTAAACCATTTGGGGGATGGTCTTATGCGGTATCGGTTTTGTTGGATTGTCGCGTTCTGGGGGCTGATTTTTGAAAGTGTTTCCGCAGATGCTATAGGAATTCCGTTGGACTTGTCTGCGATACTGGGCTCTGTAACGGTTGAGCAGGAGCAGAGGCAGCGCTATAATATACAGCCCCGCATACGCATTGGGGACGTGTCTGCGGCTTTTGATCTGGAGATTTTTTTGGATCATGAGGGGCGTATTCGGGACAGTGGCTGGGATTTTTCGAGCAGGCGAAGCGGTGTGGAGAGTTTGCTGCGTAAAATTCACTATGTGCGCTATGGAGATATCGATGATCGCAACCGGCGGCTTTCTGTACATGTCGGTGCTCTGGAATGGGTGACATTGGGCACGGGGCTGGTGATGCGCAATTATCGCAATACGCACGGTTCGCCAGGCATAAAACGCGCGGGTTTGGATATGAGAATTCGCCATATTTTTCGACGTTTGACGGTGCGTGCCCTGATCGGCAATTTGCTGGATTTAGAAGGCGGTGGACCGGTTTTTGGAGGGCGTGCCGAATTTCAACCCGTTCCGTTATTGGATATGGGGGTCACGGCAGTTGTGGATGCGGATCAACTCAGCGGCCTGCCCGATTCAATTCGCGCAGACCTGCCGCGCGATGCGTTTGCAGCCGCGAGTGTTGATGTGGGCTATCCGTTTATCGATAGGCGACATTTAAGGGCGAGGTTGTATGCGGCTGCTGGGCGAATTTTGGATGAGGATAGTGGCACGGGTCTCGCTTTGCCCGGTGTGATGGTCGATGTGGGACCGGCGCGATTACAGGCGGAGTATCGCTGGGTGAACGGTCGGTTTCAGGCCGGGCATTTTGACGCGCTTTACGATGTCAATCGCGCGATTGTCGATCCGCGTACAGGGGCTATTACTACGCGCGAAGCCACGTTGCAGTCTGCGTCGATGCAAGGGGTGTTTGGCAGTGCTCTTGTGAGATTTTACGGCATTTTTGTGGCGAGTGGGTCCTATCAACATTTGCGCGGAGATGTCGGCGACGCCCAAATTGTGGAAGGTCGTGCGGGTATGATACCAGAATTTTTGGAACAGATACCCAAAATAAAAAAAGTGACACGGGCAGAGGGGTATTTCGAGAAGCGCTTTCGGAACATTAGTCTGAAAAGCTTGTTCGATGGTACGCCCAATACGCGGTTTGGATATGTGGTCGCGCTGGAACCCGTAAAGAATACGGTGGTGATAATGGAGGCCGAATTTACTTATTTACCAGATGGCTCCGGCGGGTTTCGGCGCGAACGGATTTTGAATATTCAGACGAAGATACAGCTTTAAGTCGTTTAGAATCCCTCAAACTGACTCAGGTCTGCGATGCCGTCGGGTAAGGCGGCGATGTGCTGGGCAAGGGCGAGGCGCGATTGCTTGAGGTCGGGGTTATCGACCATGATGAGCACGTCTTCGAAGAAGCGGTTGATGGGGTCGCGCAATTCGGTCAGGACCTGGATCAGGGCGGTGAGTTTGTCGTCGGCTGTGTCCATTGTTTTGCGTGCGGCGAGATAGGCTTTGTACAGTGCGCTGGAGGCTTCTTCGTGGTCGGGGTTGAGGTCGTATTGTTCAGAGAGGTCGCGCACAATGCGTTTGCACCGCGCATGGGCATGGAGAATGTCGAGCCATTGATCGGAATGGATTTGTGCGGTAAATGCCCGGGCGATCCGCTGGATTTGATAGGGGTCGTCCAAATTTTCCGCAATCGCAGCGGAAATCGCGTCGTGGCGCAGGCCCTCGTCTCGAAGGACGACTTCGAGGCGGCGGATGATGTAGTCAAAGGCTTCGTCGAGGGCTTCTTTTTTCACCACAATGGGCAGGTGAACGGCGGCTGTGTTGAGGCCATGGCGCAGTGAAAAATGCATTTTGTGACCGAGGAGATTTGAAAGTAGTCCCAGGGTATCGCGTCTGAGACCATAAGGGTCGGCATTTGAGCGGGGTTTGATGCCTGCGCCAAAAAGACCGGCGAGGCTGTCGAGACGGTCGGCTATTGAGACGGCGAGGCCGGGTTGTGTTTGGGGCAGGGCGTCGCCCGGGAAGCGGGGGTGGTAATGGTCTTCAATGGCGTGTGCAACGGCTTTCGTTTCGCCGGAAGACAGGGCGTAGTAGCGGCCCATGATGCCTTGTAGGGAGGTCATTTCGACGACCATGCTGGTCGCCAGGTCGGCTTTGCACAATACGGCTGCGCGCAGAGCCGCTTTTTTATTTTCTCCACGGAGTTCAAGCGCATCAGATAAGTCGTTGACGAGTTTTTCAACGCGGCGGGTTTTGTCGCGCATAGAGCCGAGTTTTTCCTGGAAAGTGAGGGTGTCGAGGCGCGTGAGAAAGTCGCCGAGTTTTTTGGTTGTGTCGTCTTCGTAAAAGAATCTGGCATCGGCATATCGGGCGCGTATGACGTTTTCATTGCCTTTGATGACGAGGTCGGGGTCGTCGGGTGTTCCGTTGCATACGGTGATGAAGTTGGGTTTGAGGTCGCCTTTTTCGTCGAGCACCGGGAAATACCGCTGGTGTTTTTTCATGACGGCGATGAGCATTTCGCGGGGCAGGGAAAGGCGCGCGCTTTCAAAGGCGCCGCAAAGCGCGTGTGGGGCTTCGACGAGGTCGGTGACTTCGTCGAGGAGAGCGGGGTCGTCTGGCACGCTGCCGTCGATTTGTTGGGCTACTGTTTCGACTTGTTGTTTGATGGTTTCCCGCCGCTGATCGCGGTTGACTGCGATGCCGTGTTTTTGCATTTGTGCGCGATAGTCAGTAGCAGAAGCGATTTCGATTTCTGGCGAAGCATTGGGGCGCAGCCCGCGGCTCGTGCGTCCTGCTGTTGTGCGCGCATAGGTGAATGGGATGATTTGATCGCCAAAGAGGGCGACAATCCAGCGGAGGGGGCGCGGATATGCGATGCCTTCGGAATCCCAGCGCATGGTTTTGCCAAAGCTGAGTTTGGCGATGAGTTCGGGCAACATTTCAGAGAGGATTTCCTGGGTTTTGCGCCCGTAAATGGTGATGCCCGCCCAGACGTAGTCGTCGCGCTGTTCCACGTTTGATGGATCAATGCCCTGTCCGCGGGCAAATCCCTGAAGTGCCCGGGTGGGGTTGCCGTCATTGTCATAGGCGATGCGGATGGCTGGTCCGCGCGC from the Gemmatimonadota bacterium genome contains:
- the glyS gene encoding glycine--tRNA ligase subunit beta is translated as DQGDPLVESLKDDPPLIPKTEDLPELDTADLLLEIGSEELPPADVVSAIAQLEKLLPEHLGEANLSYDSIEVSGTPRRQYAIVKNLQGQQPDEIRQARGPAIRIAYDNDGNPTRALQGFARGQGIDPSNVEQRDDYVWAGITIYGRKTQEILSEMLPELIAKLSFGKTMRWDSEGIAYPRPLRWIVALFGDQIIPFTYARTTAGRTSRGLRPNASPEIEIASATDYRAQMQKHGIAVNRDQRRETIKQQVETVAQQIDGSVPDDPALLDEVTDLVEAPHALCGAFESARLSLPREMLIAVMKKHQRYFPVLDEKGDLKPNFITVCNGTPDDPDLVIKGNENVIRARYADARFFYEDDTTKKLGDFLTRLDTLTFQEKLGSMRDKTRRVEKLVNDLSDALELRGENKKAALRAAVLCKADLATSMVVEMTSLQGIMGRYYALSSGETKAVAHAIEDHYHPRFPGDALPQTQPGLAVSIADRLDSLAGLFGAGIKPRSNADPYGLRRDTLGLLSNLLGHKMHFSLRHGLNTAAVHLPIVVKKEALDEAFDYIIRRLEVVLRDEGLRHDAISAAIAENLDDPYQIQRIARAFTAQIHSDQWLDILHAHARCKRIVRDLSEQYDLNPDHEEASSALYKAYLAARKTMDTADDKLTALIQVLTELRDPINRFFEDVLIMVDNPDLKQSRLALAQHIAALPDGIADLSQFEGF